The following coding sequences are from one Alosa alosa isolate M-15738 ecotype Scorff River chromosome 3, AALO_Geno_1.1, whole genome shotgun sequence window:
- the nab1b gene encoding NGFI-A-binding protein 1b isoform X1 — protein sequence MEPVQREGPPTARAEVECGMPATLPRTLGELQLYRILQRANLLCYYDAFIQQGGDDVQQLCEAGEEEFLEIMALVGMASKPLHVRRLQKALRDWVTNPVLFNQPLATLPVCSIPVYKVPEGSPSPLPLLPRAGESHVKTPKCGAAAASGEAGKGGQETGNGSSGATTASPLQSGAEPRFWVGHFGSSVSGGGGESEQSLSPAELGSPSSPRDGGLEALDAAAVQSVTECVERMASGLQPRGDPTEVKEQLKGNKKLAKMIGHIFDMAEEDPRREEEIRKYSAIYGRFDSKRKDGKHLTLHELTVNEAAAQLCMKDVALLTRRDELFGLARQISREVTYKYTYRTSKSRCGDEPSPKRIKTEEGFFDLQEALQAIYMRQETLREQLAHARSKGEETATRSIQMQLERLVAKQMEILHDAAAQDRLQALDWRIPAAAFKHAAAAERQATNGVTADKSAEQTGERPLNLRVASQRTEGETPLGKQLANELKRHHANTESKTAAKENGNGTEHSSHALNLSEKKTIKSEPEDSR from the exons ATGGAGCCTGTGCAGAGAGAGGGCCCACCTACGGCCAGAGCAGAGGTGGAGTGTG GTATGCCGGCGACTTTACCCAGGACTCTCGGGGAGTTGCAGCTCTACCGAATCCTGCAGCGGGCCAACCTGCTGTGCTACTACGACGCCTTCATCCAGCAGGGCGGCGACGACGTGCAGCAGCTGTGCGAGGCCGGCGAGGAGGAGTTCCTGGAGATCATGGCGCTGGTGGGCATGGCCAGCAAGCCGCTACACGTCCGGCGTCTTCAGAAGGCGTTGCGCGACTGGGTGACCAACCCGGTGCTCTTCAACCAGCCGCTGGCCACGCTGCCCGTCTGCAGCATCCCCGTCTACAAGGTGCCCGAGGGATCGCCGAGCCCACTCCCGCTGCTGCCCCGCGCCGGTGAGTCCCACGTCAAGACGCCCAAGTGCGGCGCGGCCGCGGCCAGTGGGGAGGCCGGTAAGGGTGGACAGGAAACCGGCAACGGCAGCTCGGGCGCCACCACGGCGTCCCCTCTTCAGAGCGGCGCCGAGCCCCGGTTCTGGGTCGGTCACTTCGGCAGCAGCGTCAGCGGTGGCGGCGGCGAGAGCGAGCAGAGCCTGTCGCCGGCCGAGCTCGGGTCGCCGTCATCGCCACGCGACGGCGGCCTGGAGGCGCTGGACGCGGCGGCCGTGCAGTCGGTGACGGAGTGCGTGGAGCGCATGGCATCGGGGCTGCAGCCGCGCGGCGACCCCACCGAGGTCAAGGAGCAGCTGAAAGGCAACAAGAAACTGGCCAAGATGATTGGACACATCTTTGACATGGCCGAGGAGGACCCGCGCCGCGAGGAGGAGATCCGCAAGTACAGCGCCATCTACGGCCGCTTCGACTCCAAGAGGAAGGACGGCAAACACCTGACGCTTCATGAg CTGACTGTGAACGAGGCTGCTGCCCAGCTCTGCATGAAGGACGTGGCTCTGCTGACCCGCCGAGATGAGCTCTTCGGCCTGGCGCGCCAGATCTCTCGAGAGGTCACCTACAAATACACGTACAGGACGAGCAA ATCTCGCTGTGGAGACGAGCCCTCTCCAAAGAGGATCAAAACCGAG GAGGGCTTCTTTGACCTGCAGGAGGCGCTGCAAGCCATCTACATGCGACAAGAGACGTTGCGGGAGCAGCTGGCCCACGCCAGGTCCAAGGGCGAGGAAACGGCCACGCGCAGCATCCAG ATGCAGCTGGAGCGCCTGGTAGCGAAGCAGATGGAGATTCTGCACGACGCGGCGGCCCAGGACCGCCTGCAGGCGCTGGACTGGAGAATCCCCGCTGCCGCCTTCAAGCACGCCGCCGCTGCAGAACGACAGGCCACCAACGGAGTCACCGCCGACAAAAGCGCCGAGCAGACAG gcgAGAGACCACTGAATCTGCGGGTTGCCAGCCAGAGGACTGAGGGCGAAACACCATTGGGCAAGCAACTGGCCAATGAACTGAAGAGACATCACGCCAACACAGAGAGCAAGACAGCTGCCAAAG AGAACGGCAATGGCACAGAGCATTCCTCACACGCACTCAACCTTTCTGAGAAAAAGACCATAAAATCGGAACCGGAGGACTCCAGATAG
- the nab1b gene encoding NGFI-A-binding protein 1b isoform X2, producing MPATLPRTLGELQLYRILQRANLLCYYDAFIQQGGDDVQQLCEAGEEEFLEIMALVGMASKPLHVRRLQKALRDWVTNPVLFNQPLATLPVCSIPVYKVPEGSPSPLPLLPRAGESHVKTPKCGAAAASGEAGKGGQETGNGSSGATTASPLQSGAEPRFWVGHFGSSVSGGGGESEQSLSPAELGSPSSPRDGGLEALDAAAVQSVTECVERMASGLQPRGDPTEVKEQLKGNKKLAKMIGHIFDMAEEDPRREEEIRKYSAIYGRFDSKRKDGKHLTLHELTVNEAAAQLCMKDVALLTRRDELFGLARQISREVTYKYTYRTSKSRCGDEPSPKRIKTEEGFFDLQEALQAIYMRQETLREQLAHARSKGEETATRSIQMQLERLVAKQMEILHDAAAQDRLQALDWRIPAAAFKHAAAAERQATNGVTADKSAEQTGERPLNLRVASQRTEGETPLGKQLANELKRHHANTESKTAAKENGNGTEHSSHALNLSEKKTIKSEPEDSR from the exons ATGCCGGCGACTTTACCCAGGACTCTCGGGGAGTTGCAGCTCTACCGAATCCTGCAGCGGGCCAACCTGCTGTGCTACTACGACGCCTTCATCCAGCAGGGCGGCGACGACGTGCAGCAGCTGTGCGAGGCCGGCGAGGAGGAGTTCCTGGAGATCATGGCGCTGGTGGGCATGGCCAGCAAGCCGCTACACGTCCGGCGTCTTCAGAAGGCGTTGCGCGACTGGGTGACCAACCCGGTGCTCTTCAACCAGCCGCTGGCCACGCTGCCCGTCTGCAGCATCCCCGTCTACAAGGTGCCCGAGGGATCGCCGAGCCCACTCCCGCTGCTGCCCCGCGCCGGTGAGTCCCACGTCAAGACGCCCAAGTGCGGCGCGGCCGCGGCCAGTGGGGAGGCCGGTAAGGGTGGACAGGAAACCGGCAACGGCAGCTCGGGCGCCACCACGGCGTCCCCTCTTCAGAGCGGCGCCGAGCCCCGGTTCTGGGTCGGTCACTTCGGCAGCAGCGTCAGCGGTGGCGGCGGCGAGAGCGAGCAGAGCCTGTCGCCGGCCGAGCTCGGGTCGCCGTCATCGCCACGCGACGGCGGCCTGGAGGCGCTGGACGCGGCGGCCGTGCAGTCGGTGACGGAGTGCGTGGAGCGCATGGCATCGGGGCTGCAGCCGCGCGGCGACCCCACCGAGGTCAAGGAGCAGCTGAAAGGCAACAAGAAACTGGCCAAGATGATTGGACACATCTTTGACATGGCCGAGGAGGACCCGCGCCGCGAGGAGGAGATCCGCAAGTACAGCGCCATCTACGGCCGCTTCGACTCCAAGAGGAAGGACGGCAAACACCTGACGCTTCATGAg CTGACTGTGAACGAGGCTGCTGCCCAGCTCTGCATGAAGGACGTGGCTCTGCTGACCCGCCGAGATGAGCTCTTCGGCCTGGCGCGCCAGATCTCTCGAGAGGTCACCTACAAATACACGTACAGGACGAGCAA ATCTCGCTGTGGAGACGAGCCCTCTCCAAAGAGGATCAAAACCGAG GAGGGCTTCTTTGACCTGCAGGAGGCGCTGCAAGCCATCTACATGCGACAAGAGACGTTGCGGGAGCAGCTGGCCCACGCCAGGTCCAAGGGCGAGGAAACGGCCACGCGCAGCATCCAG ATGCAGCTGGAGCGCCTGGTAGCGAAGCAGATGGAGATTCTGCACGACGCGGCGGCCCAGGACCGCCTGCAGGCGCTGGACTGGAGAATCCCCGCTGCCGCCTTCAAGCACGCCGCCGCTGCAGAACGACAGGCCACCAACGGAGTCACCGCCGACAAAAGCGCCGAGCAGACAG gcgAGAGACCACTGAATCTGCGGGTTGCCAGCCAGAGGACTGAGGGCGAAACACCATTGGGCAAGCAACTGGCCAATGAACTGAAGAGACATCACGCCAACACAGAGAGCAAGACAGCTGCCAAAG AGAACGGCAATGGCACAGAGCATTCCTCACACGCACTCAACCTTTCTGAGAAAAAGACCATAAAATCGGAACCGGAGGACTCCAGATAG